A single Nicotiana tabacum cultivar K326 chromosome 5, ASM71507v2, whole genome shotgun sequence DNA region contains:
- the LOC107770575 gene encoding mediator of RNA polymerase II transcription subunit 7a-like: MSTATYPPPPPYYRLYKDYLQDPNSAPEPPPPIDGTYLLFGSNYTTDDVLPSLEDQGVRQLYPKGPNVDFKKELRALNRELQLHILELADVLVERPSQYARRVEEISLIFKNLHHLLNSLRPHQARATLIHILELQIQRRKQAIEDIKRRREEAQKLLKEALGTLEGQ; this comes from the exons ATGTCGACAGCGACATACCCACCGCCGCCGCCGTATTACAGGCTGTATAAGGACTATCTTCAAGATCCCAACTCTGCTCCTGAACCTCCCCCTCCCATTGACGGCACCTATCTCCTCTTTGGTAGCAACTACACT ACTGATGATGTACTCCCAAGTTTGGAAGATCAGGGTGTTCGTCAATTATACCCAAAAGGGCCTAATGTTG ATTTCAAGAAAGAACTAAGAGCACTTAACAGAGAATTGCAGCTACATATATTGGAGCTTGCTGATGTTCTTGTGGAGCGCCCTTCACAATATGCCCGGAGAGTGGAAGAGATATCTCTTATATTCAAGAATTTGCACCACCTACTCAATTCATTGCGTCCTCACCAG GCTCGAGCTACACTTATCCATATTCTAGAACTTCAAATACAACGACGTAAACAAGCAATAGAGGATATCAAGCG GAGAAGGGAAGAAGCTCAGAAGCTTTTAAAAGAGGCACTTGGTACCCTCGAGGGACAGTAG